The Lewinella sp. 4G2 nucleotide sequence AAGAGACCCAATGTTACTTTAAATTCAGAATTATATTTTGTTCTTATTATATAGTAAGAATATTATTCTTCAAATACGCCTTTATAATCAAATGATATTTCATCGAGATGTGTTAAGGAAATCTTAAGATTATGTGCATTTTTGTCCATTTAAGTGCCAAATTTCACGATAAGTGGTAATAAATCTGTCGATATCGGAAACATATGGCGATTAAATAGCACGTTTGATGTATATTAAAAGGCGTAAGAAAAAGGACATGTTGTTTTATTGATATATTTGTGCACTTCAGGGTTGCCCGTTTTCAATATTGCTTTTCCGGGTAATTGCCTTCATTCACACTGTTTCCAACAACTCCAATTTATTCTTCCTATTCGCTATTCGCGGGTAGAATTCACTTCCTATGCTTATTGTCGGCATAGGAGCCTTTCCTCATTACGTCAAATCTTGCCTATGATAGTAACTTCATTTTAATAACTAATAAATTATTATTTATGCTTATGAAATTAGGCTGCCTGGTTCTCCTGCTTGGTGGCGTCATACTATTCCCATGTCAATTATTTGGGCAATTGGAAATAGAAAGGGAGTTAATTGGAGCCGCTGCTTACCATTCCGTGAGCAATAACGACTTGTCGGTCGACGCTAGTTTTGGCGAGCCCTTGATTGGCTTTTCTTCTGGTGATTTGATTGTAACTGTTGGTTTTCATCAAACGGAAAGCAGCGCGCCGGGGCCCGCTCCCCAAACGCGAGCGGGTAATACAAACACGGCCGATGTTGAGGTTGACGTGGCGGCATATCCAAATCCAG carries:
- a CDS encoding T9SS type A sorting domain-containing protein, coding for MLMKLGCLVLLLGGVILFPCQLFGQLEIERELIGAAAYHSVSNNDLSVDASFGEPLIGFSSGDLIVTVGFHQTESSAPGPAPQTRAGNTNTADVEVDVAAYPNPAVERLVVDLAEHVNAFVELELVNLNGVTVRKLKTFEQPRVTFTNLTNLENATYFLRGINSRGKAFHLGKIVIVTH